The following are from one region of the Pseudodesulfovibrio piezophilus C1TLV30 genome:
- a CDS encoding GAK system ATP-grasp enzyme — MKIGVIGTKGGWSSEKLADTVADKTGEERVLIGMEDVRLDLPSGNAYYNGHNLRDFDALIIKKIGSRYSPDLLDRLEVLRYLQERGLKIFSSAYSILRVLDRLSCTISLQLADIPMPPTTITESVDQALVAMAEYGEAVFKPLYTSKARGMFILKDGPEARKAIEAYKAENPIMYIQKTIELGDLDLGIAFLGGEYLTTYARCKTNGAWNTTTESGGKYRSYEPSPDIIELARKAQSRFNLDFTCVDVAITDDGPFVFEVSAFGGFRGIQETSGIDAAARYVEYVMEKCR, encoded by the coding sequence GTGAAAATAGGAGTCATCGGAACCAAAGGCGGCTGGTCGTCGGAAAAGCTCGCCGATACCGTGGCCGACAAGACCGGCGAAGAACGTGTACTTATCGGCATGGAAGATGTCCGTCTCGATCTTCCCTCAGGCAATGCCTACTATAACGGCCACAACCTGAGAGACTTTGACGCACTGATCATCAAGAAAATAGGGTCCAGGTACTCGCCGGACCTGCTCGATAGATTGGAAGTGCTCCGGTATCTTCAGGAGCGCGGGTTGAAGATTTTCAGCTCGGCCTATTCAATTCTCAGAGTGCTCGACCGGTTGAGCTGTACCATCTCCCTGCAACTGGCCGATATTCCCATGCCACCCACCACCATAACCGAAAGTGTGGATCAGGCGCTGGTTGCCATGGCAGAATATGGCGAGGCCGTTTTCAAGCCGCTCTACACTTCCAAGGCGCGGGGAATGTTCATACTGAAGGATGGTCCCGAGGCTCGCAAGGCCATTGAGGCATACAAGGCGGAAAATCCGATCATGTACATCCAGAAGACCATCGAACTGGGCGATCTTGATCTTGGCATCGCTTTTCTTGGCGGCGAATATCTGACCACTTATGCCCGGTGCAAGACCAATGGCGCGTGGAATACCACCACGGAATCCGGTGGAAAATACCGCTCCTATGAACCTTCACCGGATATCATCGAATTGGCCCGCAAGGCACAATCCCGGTTCAACCTGGATTTTACCTGTGTGGATGTAGCCATCACCGATGACGGGCCTTTTGTCTTCGAGGTCTCTGCCTTCGGAGGATTTCGCGGTATACAGGAAACCAGCGGTATCGATGCCGCAGCGCGATATGTTGAATACGTTATGGAGAAATGCAGATGA
- a CDS encoding phosphate signaling complex PhoU family protein encodes MITFEGLDENFKFMVLEVENQARSTRAFMDSPTRKRHSKITSRDDYIDNLKTIIENKCYSRIHSDKSLDKNQLNKIRAMQVMCVNLEKIADYFVNIVKQMRYLDEQSFIQKYDYNEVFDIILERLAIILVAYHEEDMSKALFICKSEPMLDSVYKVRFDRVMNEMGMGREAQSLVTVLFIFRYFERVGDALLNIGEAIIFSLLGERIKIEQFDALQQTLSKSGFSDSFADIDFRAIWGTRSGCRIGKVEQRDDVMGAEDVRQGSIYKEGSLEKIRKERESIQRWKQTFPNLVADIYGFHEDGDKGAMLVEFLNGCTLDEIVLSGEDEFARNALFVFESTVLETWTQTLDPTPIKTNYIRQVQSRLEGVLQTHPEFWRTPKSLGRSEVESTEELLKHCAVIENELEAPFSVFIHGDFNINNVVYNHEAQQVHYIDLYRSRDFDYIQDASVFLISNFRMPVFDAEHRGRINHVIRQFYRFAKGFAQQHEDATFEARMAFALARSFYTSTRFELNYKFAKEMYNRSMFLLEKIHHYQGGPWEKFSLPEDVLYF; translated from the coding sequence ATGATTACTTTTGAAGGACTGGACGAAAATTTCAAGTTCATGGTTCTTGAAGTCGAAAATCAGGCCCGGTCAACCCGCGCCTTCATGGATTCCCCAACCAGAAAACGCCACTCGAAGATCACGTCCCGCGATGACTACATCGATAATTTGAAAACAATCATCGAAAACAAATGTTATTCCCGTATCCATTCGGATAAATCATTGGATAAGAATCAGTTGAACAAGATACGCGCCATGCAGGTCATGTGTGTGAATCTGGAAAAGATAGCAGACTATTTTGTTAATATAGTCAAGCAGATGAGATATCTCGACGAGCAATCATTCATCCAGAAATATGACTATAACGAGGTCTTTGACATCATCCTCGAACGATTGGCCATTATTTTGGTGGCGTATCACGAGGAAGACATGTCCAAGGCTCTTTTTATCTGCAAGTCCGAACCCATGCTCGATTCGGTCTACAAGGTCCGTTTTGATCGTGTGATGAATGAAATGGGCATGGGGCGGGAAGCTCAAAGTCTGGTCACGGTTCTTTTCATCTTCCGGTATTTCGAGCGGGTGGGTGACGCCCTGCTCAACATTGGTGAAGCGATCATTTTTTCCCTGCTGGGCGAGCGTATCAAGATAGAACAGTTTGACGCATTGCAGCAAACCCTGAGCAAGTCCGGCTTCAGCGATTCTTTTGCGGATATCGATTTCAGGGCCATATGGGGGACCCGCTCAGGGTGTCGCATCGGCAAGGTTGAGCAGCGTGATGATGTGATGGGAGCTGAAGATGTGCGTCAGGGGTCTATTTACAAAGAAGGAAGCCTGGAAAAAATTCGCAAGGAACGGGAATCGATTCAACGCTGGAAACAGACGTTCCCAAATCTGGTGGCTGATATTTACGGATTTCATGAAGATGGCGACAAAGGGGCCATGCTGGTCGAGTTTCTCAACGGGTGTACCCTGGATGAGATAGTCCTTTCAGGGGAGGATGAATTTGCCCGCAATGCCTTGTTCGTTTTCGAGTCAACGGTTTTGGAGACCTGGACTCAGACACTGGACCCGACCCCCATCAAGACGAACTATATCAGGCAGGTCCAGTCCCGATTGGAGGGGGTGCTGCAAACGCACCCCGAATTCTGGCGGACTCCCAAATCACTCGGTCGCTCCGAGGTCGAATCCACCGAGGAACTGCTCAAGCACTGTGCGGTGATAGAAAACGAATTGGAAGCACCTTTTTCAGTCTTCATTCATGGCGATTTTAATATCAATAATGTCGTTTACAATCATGAAGCTCAGCAAGTGCATTATATAGACCTCTACCGGTCGCGTGATTTCGACTACATTCAGGACGCTTCGGTTTTTCTGATCTCGAACTTTCGTATGCCGGTTTTTGATGCCGAACATCGTGGTCGTATCAATCATGTCATTCGGCAGTTCTACCGCTTTGCCAAAGGATTCGCCCAGCAGCATGAGGACGCCACCTTTGAAGCGCGCATGGCCTTTGCCCTGGCCCGTTCATTCTACACTTCCACCCGGTTCGAACTGAACTACAAATTCGCCAAGGAAATGTATAACCGGTCCATGTTCCTGTTGGAAAAGATTCACCATTATCAGGGTGGGCCATGGGAAAAATTTTCTCTGCCCGAAGATGTTCTTTACTTTTAA
- a CDS encoding amphi-Trp domain-containing protein has translation MSEEKFVFDSLQDCDTIKNFLVSLTDGFDKGSITLSTNGDAIVLKPEGLLNFTVKAKKKGTETKLSIRVSWKDCTGTRDVNETPLKVS, from the coding sequence ATGTCAGAAGAAAAATTTGTGTTTGATTCGTTGCAGGATTGCGACACCATCAAGAATTTTCTGGTGTCCCTGACCGATGGTTTTGACAAGGGGAGCATAACCTTGTCCACCAATGGCGATGCTATTGTGCTTAAGCCGGAGGGGTTGCTCAATTTTACTGTCAAAGCCAAAAAAAAGGGGACCGAGACCAAGTTGTCCATTCGGGTAAGCTGGAAGGACTGTACCGGGACCAGGGATGTGAACGAGACACCCTTGAAGGTCAGTTAA